A region from the candidate division WOR-1 bacterium RIFOXYB2_FULL_36_35 genome encodes:
- a CDS encoding anthranilate/aminodeoxychorismate synthase component II (TrpG; with TrpE catalyzes the formation of anthranilate and glutamate from chorismate and glutamine; TrpG provides the glutamine amidotransferase activity), with protein sequence MILMIDNYDSFTYNLVQYLMELGADIQTFRNDKITIEEIEKLNPEKIVISPGPKTPKEAGVSVDAIKYFAGKIPILGVCLGLQSIGYAFGGNIVQAKNLMHGKTSQIYHDGKTIFKGLKNPFTATRYHSLVVEKASLPDILEISAYTKEDDEIMGLRHKELKIEGVQFHPESILTNYGKDLLKNFINL encoded by the coding sequence ATGATCCTGATGATCGACAACTACGATTCTTTTACTTACAACCTGGTCCAATATCTTATGGAGCTTGGGGCAGATATACAAACTTTTCGCAATGATAAGATTACAATAGAAGAAATAGAAAAATTAAATCCAGAAAAGATTGTAATATCTCCCGGCCCTAAAACTCCAAAAGAAGCAGGAGTTTCTGTTGATGCAATAAAATATTTTGCAGGTAAAATCCCTATTTTAGGAGTTTGTTTAGGGCTTCAATCCATAGGATATGCTTTTGGGGGAAATATTGTGCAAGCAAAAAATCTTATGCACGGTAAAACCTCACAAATTTATCATGACGGCAAAACAATTTTCAAAGGGCTTAAAAATCCTTTCACTGCTACAAGATATCATTCTTTAGTTGTTGAAAAAGCAAGTCTCCCTGACATATTAGAAATATCAGCTTACACAAAAGAAGATGATGAAATTATGGGGTTGCGTCATAAAGAGCTAAAAATTGAAGGGGTACAATTCCATCCTGAATCTATTTTAACAAATTACGGTAAAGACCTGCTTAAAAACTTTATAAATCTTTAA
- a CDS encoding 4-(cytidine 5'-diphospho)-2-C-methyl-D-erythritol kinase, with the protein MKLKAFAKINFILQILGKRADGYHEIDSLMQSVSLYDEILVDKKKSGIELFLNDPNIPNDKRNTAYKAAELFFYKTKLEPSVKIDIRKNIPTEAGLGGASSDAAAVLIGLNRLFDANLSEKELLELGAQIGSDVSFCLTGGFCRCRGRGELVEKIDNSGTKFCADETESYDGETKYYVLVKPKLSILTKSVYDSFEKSFIEKENYIDGFLQHGELVLKNDLEKVVLPKHHEIGEIKNRLLSLGCLQSLMSGSGSSVFGLVCDKKKAYEICEEIKKKYSQSFVVEGMNVGIKE; encoded by the coding sequence ATAAAATTAAAAGCTTTTGCAAAGATAAATTTCATACTTCAAATTTTAGGTAAACGGGCGGATGGTTATCATGAAATAGATTCTTTAATGCAGTCCGTTTCATTATATGATGAAATTTTAGTTGATAAAAAAAAATCCGGCATTGAACTTTTTTTAAATGATCCAAACATTCCTAATGACAAGAGAAATACTGCTTACAAAGCTGCAGAGCTGTTTTTTTATAAAACTAAATTAGAGCCTAGCGTTAAGATTGATATCAGAAAAAATATTCCGACTGAAGCCGGACTTGGAGGCGCCTCTTCCGATGCTGCGGCTGTTTTAATCGGGTTAAATAGGTTGTTTGACGCCAATTTGTCAGAAAAAGAACTTTTAGAGCTAGGAGCCCAAATAGGGTCGGATGTCTCTTTTTGTTTGACGGGAGGTTTTTGCCGGTGCAGAGGGAGGGGTGAGCTTGTAGAAAAAATAGATAATAGTGGCACAAAATTTTGTGCTGATGAGACAGAATCTTATGATGGAGAAACAAAATATTACGTTTTAGTTAAACCCAAGCTATCGATCTTAACAAAATCAGTTTATGATAGTTTTGAGAAGTCTTTTATCGAAAAAGAAAACTATATTGATGGATTTTTACAGCATGGGGAATTAGTATTAAAAAATGATCTTGAAAAAGTTGTTTTACCAAAACACCATGAGATAGGAGAGATCAAAAACAGGCTTTTAAGTTTAGGTTGTTTGCAATCTCTTATGTCTGGCTCTGGTTCTTCGGTTTTCGGACTTGTTTGTGATAAGAAAAAAGCTTATGAAATTTGTGAGGAGATAAAAAAGAAATATTCTCAAAGTTTTGTTGTAGAGGGCATGAATGTTGGAATAAAAGAATAA